A stretch of Megalobrama amblycephala isolate DHTTF-2021 linkage group LG14, ASM1881202v1, whole genome shotgun sequence DNA encodes these proteins:
- the LOC125245776 gene encoding apical membrane antigen 1-like protein isoform X2, with protein MTARVYCLSAVLLCLSACLSTTDAGVAANPEECPCKTSGVEKSVKPAAEPPKPPVKPAAEPPQPPVCGGSCPQPPHQGDGHGGQGVGLGGFLGHLLGKVLGRGHGHGHDGDGHVGCRS; from the exons ATGACAGCTCGAGTGTACTGCTTGAGtgctgttttgttgtgtttgtctGCATGTCTGAGCACAACAGACGCTGGAGTAGCAG CAAATCCAGAAGAGTGTCCATGCAAAACCTCTGGAGTGGAAAAGAGTG TGAAGCCTGCCGCCGAGCCGCCCAAGCCTCCTGTGAAGCCTGCCGCCGAGCCACCCCAGCCTCCAGTGTGTGGCGGAAGCTGTCCTCAACCTCCCCATCAAGGTGATGGCCACGGCGGACAAGGAGTAGGTCTAGGAGGTTTCCTAGGACACCTCCTAGGAAAAGTCCTTGGACGTGGACACGGTCATGGGCATGATGGTGACGGACACGTCGGATGTCGGTCATAG
- the LOC125245776 gene encoding uncharacterized protein LOC125245776 isoform X3, whose protein sequence is MTARVYCLSAVLLCLSACLSTTDAGVAANPEECPCKTSGVEKSVKPAAEPPQPPVCGGSCPQPPHQGDGHGGQGVGLGGFLGHLLGKVLGRGHGHGHDGDGHVGCRS, encoded by the exons ATGACAGCTCGAGTGTACTGCTTGAGtgctgttttgttgtgtttgtctGCATGTCTGAGCACAACAGACGCTGGAGTAGCAG CAAATCCAGAAGAGTGTCCATGCAAAACCTCTGGAGTGGAAAAGAGTG TGAAGCCTGCCGCCGAGCCACCCCAGCCTCCAGTGTGTGGCGGAAGCTGTCCTCAACCTCCCCATCAAGGTGATGGCCACGGCGGACAAGGAGTAGGTCTAGGAGGTTTCCTAGGACACCTCCTAGGAAAAGTCCTTGGACGTGGACACGGTCATGGGCATGATGGTGACGGACACGTCGGATGTCGGTCATAG
- the LOC125245776 gene encoding alpha carbonic anhydrase 8-like isoform X1 yields the protein MTARVYCLSAVLLCLSACLSTTDAGVAANPEECPCKTSGVEKSVKPAAEPPKPPVKPAAEPPKPPVKPAAEPPQPPVCGGSCPQPPHQGDGHGGQGVGLGGFLGHLLGKVLGRGHGHGHDGDGHVGCRS from the exons ATGACAGCTCGAGTGTACTGCTTGAGtgctgttttgttgtgtttgtctGCATGTCTGAGCACAACAGACGCTGGAGTAGCAG CAAATCCAGAAGAGTGTCCATGCAAAACCTCTGGAGTGGAAAAGAGTG TAAAGCCTGCCGCTGAGCCGCCCAAGCCTCCTGTGAAGCCTGCCGCCGAGCCGCCCAAGCCTCCTGTGAAGCCTGCCGCCGAGCCACCCCAGCCTCCAGTGTGTGGCGGAAGCTGTCCTCAACCTCCCCATCAAGGTGATGGCCACGGCGGACAAGGAGTAGGTCTAGGAGGTTTCCTAGGACACCTCCTAGGAAAAGTCCTTGGACGTGGACACGGTCATGGGCATGATGGTGACGGACACGTCGGATGTCGGTCATAG